Part of the Deinococcus roseus genome, TTCGTCTTGAAACAGGGTGATGAAGTTCTGAATCCCGATGAACCTGGGGGCCTCGCCCGCAGCAAACTGGGCGGCCTTGTATTCGGTGAATCCAAGGTAGCTTCCGTAGATCACAGGATAGAAGGTGAAGACAGCCAGCAAGATCAGGGCCGGTGCGAGGAACGCGTAGGCAATCAGGGCTGTGCGGGTTTTGTTTTGCATGGGACTTCTCCTGGTTGCTGGAGGTGTACTTTTGTGTTACACCTGCCTTTTCGTTGAGAGAGGATCAAAAGCGTTGCCGCCTTTGATCCTCCTGACATCATTCACGCAAAGCTGGGCTTACTTTTTGCTGATTTATTTATTTACGTTGGCGTTCCAGAAGGTCGCAGCGTCGTCCAGGGCCTGTTTGGGGGTCTTCTTGCCGAGGAAAGCGGCTTCGAGGTTGTCCACCAGGTTCTTGTAGAGCACGCTGGAGTTCTTGGGAGGGTTGAAGCCGGGGTCAATGTAGCGTCCGCTGGCTCCGACCATGCCGCTGGCCTGGATGATGGGATCGGTGGATTCCTGCTTGAAGAAGGGATCCTTCTCTGCACCTTTGGAGGTGGGAACGATGGCCACAATCTTGGCGAACTTCATCTGGTTGACGTTGTTGCTGAGGAACTCGGCGAACATGGCGGCTTCTTTTTTGTGCTTGGAAGCAGCGGGGATCACCAGGTCCATGCCGCCACCAGTGGCACGGCCAGACTTGCCGAGGGGGGCTTCTGCGACTTTGGTTTTGCCGTAGAGGTCCTTGTTGGCGTCTTTGATGCGGGTGAGGGACTGGGGTCCACCGACGATGGTGGCCAGTTTGCCCTGGTTGTAGAGCTCCATGCTCAGCTGGAAGGCTTCTTTGCGCAGCATGTCTTCGGGGAAGTAGCCAGCCTTGTACATGTCCACGTACTTCTTGAGCAGGGCAACGTGCTTGCTGCTGGTGAACTGGGCTTTGCCGGTCTTCTCGTCGTAGATGGGCAGGCCATCGGCGTAGAAGAAGCCGTGCCAGAGCGGTGCGCCGCTGGCGTCAATGAAGTTGGGGATCCAGCCGTATTGACCGGTGCGGTCTTTCACGCGCTTGGCGAAAGCCAGCAGCTGGTCGTTGGTTTTGGGGAGGGTTTTTTCGCTGTATCCGGCTTTCTTGACCAGATCAGAGTTGTAGACCATCACGCCTTCGTTGAGCCAGCCGTACCAGGGGTAACCGTAAGGCTTGCCGTTGACGGTGAAGTTGTTGAGGGGGTTGTCCCAGAACTGGTTTTTCAGTTCACTGCTGGAGGTCAGGGTGCTGATGTCGGTGAGGAAGCCGTTCTGGGCAGCGTTGAAGGTTTCTGGGATGTTGATGTTGACCACGTCAGGGGATTTGCCCAGGTTGATGGAGGCAATCATGTCCTGCACCATGGTGTCCTGCTTGTCGAACCACTTGACGGTGATGGTGGGGTTCTTGGCCTCGAAGTCCTTGATGGTGTCTTTGAGGTAGTTGTCAAATTTGGGGCTGAGGTACCAGCTCCAGAACTCGATTTCCGTTTTCTGCTGAGCAAAACCTAATCCCATCCCGAGGGCTGCGCTGACCATTAACACTTTTTTGAGCATGTCTTTCCTCCCCTTAACTCTTGCGGTTGCAAGTCTCTCTACACGACGGCCACCCAGCATGTGGGTTGTGGTTCAGGTGGTTTGTGTGGCCGCAGCCGTGCTTGATGTATACCAATTTAATACCAATTCCCGAGAATTTCAAGCCCCCAGTTGCAGACATGAAGCAGGCTTGACCTAAACCTGCAAGTTACATTTTGGTAGACATTTCGATCTCCGACAAAAAAAACTCTTTCTGGACAGATTTTTTATCGCTAATCCATTTTTTGAGAATGGGCTTTTTCTCGCTTTTTCCCTGCGGAAGCTTGACTTTTGGGCCAAAACCCCCCTCAGTTTCAATGGTCTGCAAGTGGTCAAAATTGGATCTTAAGTGGTATGGTATATCTAACAAACCGAGGTGAGGGGCATTTCCATGAGTGAATTCCACAAACGTGCTGGTCAGCACATGATCGTTGACATCCCAGGGGCCACCCTGGACGAGAACACCCGACTCTTCCTGCAAAAATACCGCTTCAAAGGCATCTGTCTGTTCAGACGCAATGTGCAGTCTCCAGAACAGCTGCACCAGTTGATGGCCGATTTGCGGGAAGTGCTGGGAGAAGACGCTCTGATTGCCATCGATCAGGAAGGAGGAGCGGTGATCCGCATTCTGGACACCCCCCAGGCCCCTTCTGCCATGGCCCTGGGTGCCACCGCCAACCCCGAAATCAGCCGCCAGGTGGGAGCTGCAGTGGGACGTGGACTGCGCTCTTATGGCATCAACTGGAATTATGCCCCCTCACTGGATGTCAATGTGAACCCCCTCAACCCCATGATCGGAGACCGCAGCTTTGGCAGCGACCCTGAATCGGTGGCCCTGCACGGGGTCAACTGGGCTCTGGGGCTGGAAGAAGCCGGGGTGCTCTCCAGCGTCAAACACTTCCCTGGTCACGGAGACACCCACATCGACACCCACCTGGCCCTCCCCACCGTCAACAAGCCTCTGGAAGAACTGCTGGCCACTGAACTGCACCCTTTCAAAAAAGCAGCAGAAGCTGGCGTGGGCTCCATGATGACAGCCCACATCATCTTCCCTGCCCTGGACCCGGAAAATCCTGCCACCCTCTCCGAAAAAATTCTGGGCGGTCTGCTGCGGGACAGCTGGGGATATGATGGCCTGATCGTCACGGACGCCATGGACATGCACGCCATCAGCAGGCAATACGAAGGTGGAAAGGCAGCCATCAAGGCCCTCAATGCTGGAGCAGATCTGGTGCTGTGCGTCAATGATGCTGCACTGCAAGAGCAGCAGGTGGAAGCCATTGCACAAGCCATTGAAGATGGGAGCTTGAATGCAGAGCTGCTGGCCCGCAGCGAAGCCCGACTGGCCCGCTTCAGTGTCCGGTTTCCCTGCATCCCTGTTCCCTACTCCGAAGCCCAGCAAACCGAAGACGATGCACTGATGCTGACCGCTTCCCGTCTGGCCCTCACCGAGCACCGCATTGAGCACCTGCCTGACACCCAGGAACCCACCTTGCTGCTGTGCCCTGAAAACCTCTCGGTGGGTGGAGCCTACGAGGACACCCTGTCCCCTTCACACCTGCAAGAACGTTTGCAGGAGGTGTTTCCCAGCCTGACTTTGTTGACGTACCCCCAGCATGATGCCCTGCAGGTGCTGCCCCAATTGCAGCAGGCACTGCAAGATACCCAGCAGGTGCTGCTGGGCGGACTGGCCCGCGAACTGTTCACCCCTGAAGAACAGCAACTGGTGGCCACCGTACAGCAACAGAACCTCCCCATCCTGCACCTCGCCCTGTGGAACCCCTATCAGGTGATGCAACTGGACCTGCCAGCCCTGATCACTTACGGCTTCCGGGACAATGCCCTGCAAGCCCTGCAAGAAGCCCTTCAGGGAAAGAATCCCACAGGCAAGTTGCCTGTGCGTTTTTGAGACAAGAAATCAAAAGAAACCCAAAAAGCCCCTGATCGGGGCTCTTTGTTTACAGGATCTGGTTTTTCAGGGACTTGCAGGAGCAACTGGAGGAGCAGGAGACAGCGGCTCTGACTGGCGGGTCGGGTAAAACACCAGGTTCACTGGCAAATTGGAGCCACTGGCCGGAATGAATTCCAGGCGTTTGACCGAACCCCGGCTGAACAATATGGGGTTGTTGGCACGGGTCAGGACCCCGGATTCAGGGAGGGCCACAGGCAGGTCGTCCACGTGCAAGGCTCCCTTGTACACCCCTCCTCTGGGAGACAGGGCACCCACAGCGTGTTCTGGCAAACCCACCAGATTGATGCGATAAAGCAGGCCGTAATTGCCTTTCAGCACCACGGTGTTGAGGGTGGTGGCGTCCAGACCAATCAGGGGCTGGTCCTGTTTTTCATCTCCCAGCACCAGTCGAGCGGGCAGGGTGGTGAGGTTGGCCTGCAACTCCCGCACCGCTCCGGGGAACGTGCCCCGCTGGTGGCGGCCATCTCCCCGCAGAACGGTCAGGGTTTGTGGGTCGTCTCCCTCTTGCAACATGAAGATGCTCACCTGGGTGCGGCTGCTGAATTCCGCATCCAGCATGACATTCACTCCACCACCCGGTGGGAGCAGTGGAGAGGAGTACAGGGTCATCCAGCTTCCGGTGGGGAGCTTTAAGAGGCTGGTCTGCGCTCCAGAATAGAAATCCAGCAAGGTTCCCTGACCCAGGGTGGTTTCCACCCTCGTGGGCGCTGTTTCTCCCAGGCGTTCCACCCTGGCCTGGCCTTCCAGCATGCTGAGGTTTTTCACCTGAATGTAGAGCCTCGCAGGTCTGGCAGAAGCGTTCAGGTGGTAGGCCAGAATGCGCGTTTTGCCCATCAGGTCATCCCGGTAAAGAATGCCGCTGCTGTCCACATTTTCAGGAGAATCGCTGAAAACCAGGGTGCGGTCTTCTGCAGGGACCGGAAGCAAAGCCACCACCGGATAACTGAGGATGGTGTCGTCTTTGAAGGTGGTTCCCAGAGGCTGGTGTTTGAGGGCAAACATCTGGGCACTGTTCTGCACCTCTTCGGTGATCTGGATGGTGCGGCTGAAGGTGCCCGAGGCTTTGCCTTTCTCGTTGATCACCTGCAGGGTGATGGTCTGGGTTCCGGGGATGAAAAAGGCATCCTGTTTGTTGGTCCAGCGGCGGCTCACCAGCGCGGTCCCCTCTGGATCGAAAGAATAATCCAGGTAGCCCACCTTTTCACCCATGGCATAACTGGCTTTGGAGGTCAGGAACCGGGCCTGCGGCAAAG contains:
- a CDS encoding ABC transporter substrate-binding protein, whose product is MLKKVLMVSAALGMGLGFAQQKTEIEFWSWYLSPKFDNYLKDTIKDFEAKNPTITVKWFDKQDTMVQDMIASINLGKSPDVVNINIPETFNAAQNGFLTDISTLTSSSELKNQFWDNPLNNFTVNGKPYGYPWYGWLNEGVMVYNSDLVKKAGYSEKTLPKTNDQLLAFAKRVKDRTGQYGWIPNFIDASGAPLWHGFFYADGLPIYDEKTGKAQFTSSKHVALLKKYVDMYKAGYFPEDMLRKEAFQLSMELYNQGKLATIVGGPQSLTRIKDANKDLYGKTKVAEAPLGKSGRATGGGMDLVIPAASKHKKEAAMFAEFLSNNVNQMKFAKIVAIVPTSKGAEKDPFFKQESTDPIIQASGMVGASGRYIDPGFNPPKNSSVLYKNLVDNLEAAFLGKKTPKQALDDAATFWNANVNK
- the nagZ gene encoding beta-N-acetylhexosaminidase; the protein is MSEFHKRAGQHMIVDIPGATLDENTRLFLQKYRFKGICLFRRNVQSPEQLHQLMADLREVLGEDALIAIDQEGGAVIRILDTPQAPSAMALGATANPEISRQVGAAVGRGLRSYGINWNYAPSLDVNVNPLNPMIGDRSFGSDPESVALHGVNWALGLEEAGVLSSVKHFPGHGDTHIDTHLALPTVNKPLEELLATELHPFKKAAEAGVGSMMTAHIIFPALDPENPATLSEKILGGLLRDSWGYDGLIVTDAMDMHAISRQYEGGKAAIKALNAGADLVLCVNDAALQEQQVEAIAQAIEDGSLNAELLARSEARLARFSVRFPCIPVPYSEAQQTEDDALMLTASRLALTEHRIEHLPDTQEPTLLLCPENLSVGGAYEDTLSPSHLQERLQEVFPSLTLLTYPQHDALQVLPQLQQALQDTQQVLLGGLARELFTPEEQQLVATVQQQNLPILHLALWNPYQVMQLDLPALITYGFRDNALQALQEALQGKNPTGKLPVRF
- a CDS encoding copper amine oxidase N-terminal domain-containing protein; protein product: MRFLLTLFLLLFSSLGAAFQLGSQQLVLTVGEKQAYLNGAPLDLDLPARVISGRTMLPLRSIVTRLGLSLTGPDEATLKVGDLLYRPKDSAGTLRGNPIDPQSLVMVDRVLFINARLLADALSASLVFSEEGRTLTFTTNLPRNVDAALPQARFLTSKASYAMGEKVGYLDYSFDPEGTALVSRRWTNKQDAFFIPGTQTITLQVINEKGKASGTFSRTIQITEEVQNSAQMFALKHQPLGTTFKDDTILSYPVVALLPVPAEDRTLVFSDSPENVDSSGILYRDDLMGKTRILAYHLNASARPARLYIQVKNLSMLEGQARVERLGETAPTRVETTLGQGTLLDFYSGAQTSLLKLPTGSWMTLYSSPLLPPGGGVNVMLDAEFSSRTQVSIFMLQEGDDPQTLTVLRGDGRHQRGTFPGAVRELQANLTTLPARLVLGDEKQDQPLIGLDATTLNTVVLKGNYGLLYRINLVGLPEHAVGALSPRGGVYKGALHVDDLPVALPESGVLTRANNPILFSRGSVKRLEFIPASGSNLPVNLVFYPTRQSEPLSPAPPVAPASP